The following proteins come from a genomic window of Metarhizium brunneum chromosome 2, complete sequence:
- the ALP_2 gene encoding Alkaline proteinase, whose protein sequence is MKISILLAAFSCLVSAAPPAKPKTAAQSKAPWNLQAISHRSAPTRLNMFRNSDYLYTPWPKDKTLYAYVLDTGIRTTHQEFGGRAENFWTAFKTADNQDDFEDSSGHGTHVAGIIAAKTYGVAKQARVLSVKVFGPNGQVLTSQAILGFTFAMNDIIKKGRQNSAVINYSGGRKFSMAWNTIVERAFNRPNGPILTITSSGNDAKDAAGASPACADEAITVGSIRSDWSVAPSSNFGCKVNILAPGGKILSLSNTSDVATKTLSGTSMAAPHVAALALNAMAVFGKSSKDVLEFLTQTATKDKVKGDLKGSPNLLANNNNARQRA, encoded by the coding sequence ATGAAGATCTCAATActcctcgccgccttctCCTGCCTCGTCTCGGCCGCCCCCCCGGCAAAACCGAAGACGGCAGCGCAATCCAAGGCGCCATGGAACCTCCAAGCCATCTCTCACCGGTCTGCGCCCACGCGACTCAACATGTTTCGCAACTCGGACTATCTCTACACGCCCTggcccaaggacaagacccTTTATGCCTACGTTCTCGACACGGGCATTCGAACGACGCATCAGGAATTCGGGGGCCGCGCCGAAAACTTTTGGACAGCGTTCAAGACGGCCGACAACCAGGACGACTTTGAGGACTCAAGCGGCCACGGCACCCACGTTGCCggcatcatcgccgccaaAACCTACGGCGTCGCCAAGCAGGCCCGCGTGCTCTCGGTCAAGGTCTTTGGCCCCAACGGCCAGGTCTTGACGTCTCAGGCCATCCTGGGCTTCACCTTTGCCATGAACGACATTATCAAAAAGGGCCGCCAGAACAGTGCCGTCATCAACTACTCTGGGGGGAGGAAATTCTCGATGGCCTGGAATACCATTGTCGAGCGGGCCTTTAACCGCCCCAACGGGCCCATCCTGACCATTACCTCTTCCGGCAACGACGCCAAGGACGCGGCCGGGGCGTCGCCTGCCTGCGCAGACGAGGCCATCACGGTGGGATCCATCCGGTCGGACTGGAGCGTGGCCCCGAGCTCCAACTTTGGATGCAAGGTGAATATTCTGGCCCCCGGGGGCAAAATCTTGTCGCTATCCAACACGAGCGACGTTGCCACAAAGACGCTGTCTGGGACGTCAATGGCCGCACCCCacgtggcggcgctggcgttgaatgccatggccgtctttggcaaGAGTAGCAAAGATGTCCTCGAGTTTCTCACGCAGACCGCGACAaaggacaaggtcaagggcgATCTTAAGGGTTCGCCAAACTTGCTTGCGAATAATAACAATGCCAGGCAACGGGCGTAA